From a region of the Lactuca sativa cultivar Salinas chromosome 4, Lsat_Salinas_v11, whole genome shotgun sequence genome:
- the LOC111898739 gene encoding F-box/FBD/LRR-repeat protein At1g13570, with the protein MAEGMSGSPLLEDIPELLHRIQMRLPVKEAARTSVLSKSWLHAWSTIPTLRFLQATMSLRKEQKPEHLKVIDHTLKKYLHNNIPIERLYLMIDTENQEYSSSLAEKWITSVATKSCLKQLSILIMVTSASFSLPDDILSGKNLTKLRVTGSFSKIHSLLMTTHPVINSVSLRKLHLKHVHISEQVIHEIFSTCKLLVDVELFHCKGFDTIKIKNLGFLNNLQIDSYERNRILEINEVPNLSFFWCVGNPLSVNMGSLEKVTHLSFGDVFMDEAFLDMMKLKFPLLESLTLYMRLWNFESFHFTCASLKRLSLLGCSLRLINVQVNAPKLHSFCFEGQTMPSLMFPAVANSGLKKIKLGMYLSNPVDTSFFLKMRNALELSIEREIGITMTNIVIVPPFEVDIINLRKMAKFPALDVKRLLFKTIGDEGLWESSPFFDAFFTICHPKKIITKPDKMFQHHNHFCKLMVREVMEKKNTGKAEEYLNWPYYLKGFEVKSEKEKSLPDGLRTSLDGSSRHSVFKLNWR; encoded by the coding sequence ATGGCGGAAGGGATGAGTGGAAGCCCACTATTAGAAGATATCCCGGAGTTGCTCCACCGCATACAAATGCGGTTGCCGGTAAAAGAAGCCGCCCGCACCAGCGTCTTGTCGAAGTCATGGCTACACGCTTGGTCTACCATCCCTACCCTCAGGTTTCTTCAAGCCACAATGTCTCTTCGCAAAGAACAAAAGCCAGAGCACTTAAAGGTGATTGACCACACTCTCAAAAAGTATCTCCATAACAACATACCAATCGAAAGACTTTACCTTATGATCGACACCGAGAATCAGGAGTACTCGTCTTCTCTTGCTGAAAAATGGATTACGTCTGTTGCAACCAAAAGTTGTCTGAAGCAGCTTTCCATCTTAATCATGGTTACAAGTGCATCCTTTAGTTTGCCAGATGATATACTCTCTGGCAAAAACCTAACTAAGTTAAGAGTTACAGGTTCTTTCTCAAAGATCCATTCCCTTTTAATGACTACCCATCCTGTCATCAACTCGGTGTCCCTACGAAAACTGCACTTGAAGCATGTTCACATAAGTGAACAGGTTATTCATGAGATATTCTCTACTTGTAAATTGCTTGTGGATGTAGAACTTTTTCATTGCAAGGGCTTTGATACCATCAAGATTAAAAACCTTGGTTTTCTTAACAATTTACAAATTGATTCATATGAACGAAACCGTATTCTGGAAATCAATGAGGTCCCGAATCTAAGCTTCTTTTGGTGTGTAGGAAACCCTCTTTCAGTTAACATGGGTTCCTTAGAAAAAGTGACGCATTTATCGTTTGGTGATGTGTTCATGGACGAAGCATTTCTAGACATGATGAAATTAAAATTCCCTTTGCTCGAGAGTTTGACACTTTATATGAGATTATGGAATTTCGAAAGCTTCCATTTCACATGTGCTTCCTTGAAGAGATTGTCATTACTGGGGTGCTCATTGAGGCTTATCAATGTACAAGTTAATGCACCAAAATTACATTCTTTTTGTTTTGAAGGTCAGACAATGCCTAGTCTCATGTTTCCAGCTGTTGCCAACTCTGGACTCAAGAAAATCAAGCTTGGAATGTATCTAAGCAATCCGGTTGATACTTCTTTTTTTCTCAAGATGAGGAACGCACTTGAGTTATCAATCGAGCGTGAAATTGGAATAACCATGACCAATATTGTCATAGTCCCACCATTTGAGGTCGACATCATCAATCTAAGAAAAATGGCAAAATTTCCGGCTTTAGACGTGAAACGGCTGTTGTTTAAAACGATTGGGGATGAAGGTCTGTGGGAGAGTTCTCCATTTTTTGATGCATTTTTTACGATTTGTCATCCTAAGAAAATAATTACAAAGCCAGACAAGATgttccaacaccacaatcactttTGCAAGCTGATGGTGAGAGAGGTCATGGAGAAGAAGAACACTGGAAAGGCCGAGGAGTATTTGAATTGGCCTTATTACTTGAAAGGTTTTGAAGTAAAATCCGAAAAAGAGAAAAGCCTTCCAGATGGTTTGAGAACCTCTTTAGATGGGTCGTCACGTCACAGTGTTTTCAAACTAAATTGGCGTTAA